In the genome of Hydra vulgaris chromosome 06, alternate assembly HydraT2T_AEP, the window TAACACATATGTACTCTATAGTACACATGTGTACTCgatgggaaatgagctagcgactagctagctttatagcgattttgaagcaatttttttcttctagttttgttttttcctaatgtctttaacatctttaaaaattcgatttttagtctAAAGTCTAtaataattatgagaataattgaactttaaacattacgattttgtagcaatgtgtcgctagctacatattgTAGCTTGTAGcaagctacaaaatatctacaaatctaaaGGTGGTTGATAGTTAcatatcaaagttttttagaCAGAGATTTTATTAAGATATGACGCTCGCTACAGTAGTCAGTGGGTCTTTAgtttattaagctagctgtcctcgtagccaaattgttgtctttatctttacaaatatcgatagctttccgctaacttaaaaaagttggCAATCCTCGTGGCCGAATTGCTGTCTTAATCGTTATGATTATAGCTAGCTTTTTGCTggccgatttcccaccggggTAGTTTCTTTGTTTTCCTTTGTTTTTAGGATATCCAACTGAAATCGTCAATGGGTTtccaacagaaaaaaaaagaaattgttactAGGGCATCCAATACCGGTATACCGTACACCGATATCCTGGTTTACCGGCCATTTTTCTATTACCGATACCGAGTTCTAAATATGAAATACCGATATATACCggtatttcaattattttttcatcgCTCAGTAACTGTTCCATTAGACTTCGTGCATGTTTTGACACAGACATTTTAAGAGAGTTATTAGCATGAAAATATcacagaaaaaaactttgattataaaaatggataacaaaaaattttttgtaactttattatGTTGTgcttcattttatttgttttatatatatttgcaaatataacaacaacaaataaagacaaagaataaatttaaaaagaataaatatttatcacaCACGTATTCATaagcaagataaaaaaaacctaaaagcatctctatataatataaagacaTAACTACATTCCTATTACAgatttagttatgtttttttattcatataatatagagatattatatttttttcatgttttaaatcTCGTCTGATATTTGATATTTCGTAATCACTGGTTTGCACGTGCTTAAAATAACGACTTCTCAAAATAGAAAACGATTTTGGAAGTAatgacatatatatacacatcatTTCGCAATCGCAATTCCCAAGCAGTCTTAAAAAGCGTGCTTATACAAGCCTATAGGCTTGTATAAGCACGCTTTTTAAGACTGCTTGGGAATTGCGATTGCGAAatgatgtgtatatatatatgtgtagtttatattattttagtttatgatTCGCAGTCAGTTTAAAGTATAACACATTTaacgaaataaaatataattatatgaaAAGTTCATATAATTCAATATGTAATTCatataattgtattaaattCATATAAGTTCATATCTTTatcttcatttttataaatttttaatatttatttattttgtatttcaaaattatttttcatattttgcaaATTATAGTATTCAAAATTGTGTTGCCATGGCTGATAAACCAAACGtatttgaagattttaaaaaaggacTTCAGGACAAAAACTCTGTGTGGAATTACTTTTTACGCGAAAATTCTGGAGCTGcagcaaaatgtaaaaaatgtgcTAGAGAAATGAAGACCTGTGGTGGCTTGACTAATGGACTCCATTCACATTTAAGGACTTCtcactaaataaatttattgaaatgttATCAAGTTGAAGTTTTAACTTAGCTGGTGTTTCGACTACGCCTGATTTGCAACTCGTTAGGCCCAGAAATTTTTTGCGTGGCGAACATCGTGGTGAACAGACGCGTTTTCTtacagttaaatattttttgaaatttttttttaattcgttaaataaaagttgataTGTCTAAATCAGAAGAGTTAGTTTCGATTGCTATGATGAGAGAGCTactaaatattcaaaaagaaacaattttgtctttttttcatGAAGCATTATCGAACATAAATGAGAGGTTTGATAACTTTCAATCTAGTTTTAAAGAAGTTCGGCGAGAACTCGACGAAATGAAATCTGGATTAAATTTTGTTGGCGATGTATTTAACGATAAAGCTAGAGCAGTTgaggaaaaaattaataaagttcacGACGATTTATCAAATGTACGAAAAATGCAGGGTAAAATATCTTCTGACAATAttgagttaaaattaaaaagcgtTGATATTGAAGACCGTAACAGAAGAAACAATTTAAGAATTGACGGGGTCGTtgaaaataatgaagaaaaGAATTGggaaatcacaaaaaaaaaggtaaagcaactatttaaagataatcttggtattgaaaaagaaattataattgATCGGGCTCATCGAGTGGGAGTAGCTAATGATAAACGAGAGCGAACAATTGTCTTGAAGCTCCGGGATTACGAggacaaaaaaacaattttggaaagagcaagaaaattaaaaggaaCTAATATCTTTCTAAACGAAGATTTTAGTTTTACCACGCGAAAAATTCGAAAGGAACTTTTTGATCAGGCGAAGATACATCGTCAAAATGGCTATTTTGCAAAAGTTGTTTACAACAAACTGATTGTTCACGAATTTCGAGAAAACACCCGCAACACAGATGTTATTCCGACATGCGTAAACGAGTAAGCGTTTTGAGtattttcgtttttaattatattaaatatttttaaattatacatttttaaaaaatggcagcGCTTTTTCCACAGAAATTAgattttcacaatttaaatttagacttttttgaggacaactttataaataacctatcagaagaaaatataaatatttttcaagaaactcaAATGAACTTAATTAACACACCGTATATTGATCCTTTTGAATTTAAAGTAATAGCAGATGATGGCTCATTTTCTGTATTACACATAAACATTAGAAGCATGcagcaaaattttgataaacttaaagaatttttaaatattttaaactacacGTTCGACATCATATCTATTTCAGAGACTTGGCATGACACAGAAAGTTCTCttgaattaaattctaattatatattaccattttataaactaataagTCAATCAAGAGGAAATGGGAAAAAAGGAGGAGGATTAGGAATTTATGTCTTAGAAAAATATGCtttcaagataaaaaatatactatgcTTTTCAAATGATAATTATGAAAGccttttcattgaaattaataataaaaaataccgaAACATTTTAGTTGGATGTGTTTATCGTCCACCgagtggaaaaataaaaaatttcgaaacttttatcaaaaatacgattatgaaaataaataaagaaaataagacATTATATATAACTGGTGACATAAATCTTGATGCTCTTTCTAAcacaaaatttccaaaaataaaatctttttttgatatgctttttaaatttaatgtcttGTCAACTATTAATAAACCAACGCGAGTAACAAAAACCTCTGCAACAGCAATagacaatatttttatcaataattatttagaaacgACATTTGAAACCGGTATATTTTTGACAGATATTAGCGATCATTTCCcgatattcataaaaataaaaaactttaaatctatgTCTGATtgtcattcaaaaattatacatttaaaaaaacg includes:
- the LOC136081322 gene encoding uncharacterized protein LOC136081322 → MAALFPQKLDFHNLNLDFFEDNFINNLSEENINIFQETQMNLINTPYIDPFEFKVIADDGSFSVLHINIRSMQQNFDKLKEFLNILNYTFDIISISETWHDTESSLELNSNYILPFYKLISQSRGNGKKGGGLGIYVLEKYAFKIKNILCFSNDNYESLFIEINNKKYRNILVGCVYRPPSGKIKNFETFIKNTIMKINKENKTLYITGDINLDALSNTKFPKIKSFFDMLFKFNVLSTINKPTRVTKTSATAIDNIFINNYLETTFETGIFLTDISDHFPIFIKIKNFKSMSDCHSKIIHLKKRNLKLSNTNKLTSRLKQETWNNVYKCKDTNEAYNAFLSTFLEYFNETCPKEIITIKSKAIANPWMDKSLLKCSKKKQKLYNKFLKNRNNDNEKNYKNYKFFYQDLIKNAKKKYYSNQINKCKFDSKKTWSIINLLMGREKLNSPSLPKRIVIENNDIFCQKLISEEFNKYFTNIGPNLVNKIVPTSVSFKTYLKNTNNVTMLDYELGYEELEAAFASLKKKKAPGFDEISGDIVIANKHSLNRPLFHILKLSLNSGIFPDVLKLA
- the LOC136081321 gene encoding uncharacterized protein LOC136081321 translates to MSKSEELVSIAMMRELLNIQKETILSFFHEALSNINERFDNFQSSFKEVRRELDEMKSGLNFVGDVFNDKARAVEEKINKVHDDLSNVRKMQGKISSDNIELKLKSVDIEDRNRRNNLRIDGVVENNEEKNWEITKKKVKQLFKDNLGIEKEIIIDRAHRVGVANDKRERTIVLKLRDYEDKKTILERARKLKGTNIFLNEDFSFTTRKIRKELFDQAKIHRQNGYFAKVVYNKLIVHEFRENTRNTDVIPTCVNE